The window ccacatccacacgtgatccacttctccaatcacaactcaatactaacccttcgccattggggttgtataatccacatcacaagcatatgtgataacgtacacacaaagtgtgcaccacgccaaaggtggtcaactaaaacgcacaaccgtgccaattggacctattacacaagtccatcaaatccacctatatgtaaagtgagctctataaccgagaaccacttcacccgacccacacccatcctacacatacatatgcacataggatattaacactcaccttgtcgtcttgatgaatacaaccgaataatccgcaactcgccaatggaatgtacctattccaatatcacaatataagtaacacacttagagtggatttacaaaccaactcaaaacgacacttagtgcaatttcgaccaattgcacttctaagcacaaaacgcgcccaaactaaccaataatcactaacacaagtgaaaatggtcctaatacgccaattaaacccaattccaagtcctaaatcatggccaagtcggtttccaacccaccaacaacaacaataaaccccattactagcatcaaagaactcatttcaagagtttaaatgggtttctcaacaatttaagttcaaaccctaactttgaacatcaaattaaataatgaaatacggagtttgaacttaccaatactaccacaacgtagctgtaaacgagatgaacaactttaaaactcgagctttggtgagaatccaactccttcttctccaaatgaagcttcctctctctaaaactcttctctctctagggtttgaagataagagtgtttgtggtgtagaaatgtggataagatgatcaatggatcagctttgaaggctccaaaccgaccccaagtgaaataaccaaaatgcccttcatttaactcaaaatgtGAAAAAGTAGAATTATGTCGCtggcagggtgcgcggcgcgctcacctaatggtgcgcggcgcgcacaatgaTCTGAGCAGTTTCTGATCTTTTAAATTCACACTACGTTTCACGCCATTTATGCATACCATTTATACTTTATGTACAATACATATTAGGGTCTTACAGAAACGACGTATTACGACCTTATCATGCCAACAGTGTCGTTTAAATTCTTAAAATGACATAGGCCAACGACGTACCGTTGACTCTGGTCTTATATAAACTCTCTTGAacttttttaattaatattaatattatagatTGAGGGTACGTCTCATTGCCTCTTAATTTAATGGTTCATCATTAAATGTTGAACCATGCAATATTTGGTGTTTGTTTTAACATCTAAATAAAAAATGATGGTAAACTGTTCAACAACCTATATTTTTTAATCATTCAGAACATTCATTTTCCTTTACTATTTTTAAATCATATTCAAAACACTATGAAACAATTACATTGTACTCTTTTTTTCATATATATTAAAAAGTTAATACATTGATTTTACATAATTACCCAACTACTATTAGGGAAACTAAACCTCGCTATCTGATTGGTCCACGTGTCGCTTCTCCTCACACAAAAacactgttcacgatgttttttttTGTTTGTGTTTTTCATATTTTTTTATTATCCTATATCtacttatttatatttgtatttaaaaaaaataagtaaataatttttactTTACTGAATGGCGTGAGTAGATGATTAAACAACCATACCTGGACACCTCCTACGTATGTCCTGCCTTACCTCTTTATCATCTCTTCGTCTGCATCCTTCGATCCAAGGTAACTCTCTCAATAGTCTTCGCATCAATGGCTAGCAAATCCGAATTCCTTGATTCTCTTCATCATGATCAGATCTCTAAAGGTTATTCAATCAACAATTTTATATCTGTCAAATTTCACTCGTCTAGAAATTGTGGCGGTTACGATTACATTTAGGGTTTTAAATCATTTTATACTCTAATGTCTGATTGAGTAGATTTGAAATTTAAATCTGTTTAGAATCTTAGATGGTGATTGGTAATTTCGTCGATGTCAGTTTCTTTATATTTAGCAATTATTGTAGTTTATTTCCTTTTGCAGGAACTTTGATTGATTTCTTCTTCTTTTTGCAACCCTAATTTTCATTTGTTTCTTGGTTACGTATATTTTTCAGTTTAATTTGCTTTCGATATAACTTTGCAGGTTGCCGATGATGACAGATTCTCCCTTGACAGTGATGGATTTCTCCTCAGATTTTTAAGGTTGTTGTGTACATGTAGTTTTCCAAATTGAGTTTCTTTTTTTGTCGATGTCAGTTAGCTATGTTCTTTTGTTTTCGTTTTGTTtaggtatatattttttttccttatcATGCTATTTTCGTTTTGTTTAGGACATATATTTTGTTGTTTTAAAGGAGTTTTTGTTTTGGTTTCATGGTTAAGTGATCTCATTGGAACTCTCAATTTCAGAATATTGAAACGGAAGAATAAGTAAGAAAAAGTTATGTTCTGCCTTTATAAAGAAGTATGTTGCAGGTTTGATGCAGTTGTATCAATTTAGGGTTTTTGGTTATCTAATTTTTTTCTCTATTGCAGCTACCATTCAAGAATATCAAATGAATATTTTCTTCCTTATCTGTTGCTGAATATTTTTGTCCTCTTTGAATTTCAACAGCTTTCTAACATTAATTAAGGTATTTTAGTTTAACTTTCTATCTTAGCTTGTGTATTTGCTCAATCTTCTGATTAGATAGCTCATTAAATTTAATTATCTTTGTTTTATGATTCAGTAACAACTATTCTTACATTTTTAGTTACTCGACTATCTTTTTACGAACTTCTTATCCGAGTGTATGTACACAGAGTGCATTGCCTGCTTAGAACAAGCTTTAAATTTGTTCATGGAAATTGGTAGGCTCAGCATGTCAGCAAGGTATTGCAGTTCATCAAGACTACTTCATAAAGGATGTCGTTCTATTTTTTAGGCTTCACCTTATCCTAATAAAACCCTTTCCGTTCTATTCTATTTATGTTATCTAAACCTACTTTCACTCCTCTCCTATGTTGAAAGTTTCTAAGGATTGGGGTAAAATCAAGTCTCCTTCTCCCCTCACCATCGTCATTTTATATGTTTCCTAGATGAACTTCTTATTCTATTATTTTAGGCTTCCATTAAATTGCATGCTAACCCTAATTTATAGCTGCGATTGAATGAAAAAATTAGGGATTTGTCACCATCGTCATTATTTTTGTATGCTGGATTAACGTTTTATTCCGTTATTTTAGGGTTGCAATAAATTGGAAGCCAACGCTAATTTCTGGCTACAATTGAAAGAAAACAATTCGGGCACCGTTCGTACCATCTTCTGTTGTTTTAGTTTCGTAGGTGGCCTTCAGTAGCGACGGTTTTGGTTTACCACCTTCGTTCACCAGTGAGTTTGATTATTATTTTCTTATACGATTTTTATTTGATTGTATGCTTCTGATGTGATTAATGACGGTTGTGGATACCCTAACTTGATGATGCTTCATATTggtcttatttttttttatttgttatctCGAATTATCATGTTCTTATGTCCTCTGCTCGATTCTATGATGGTGAAAGTGTTCATGGCAGTTATGGTTGTATTCACGGTGGCTGTGATGATTCATGTTCTTAAGGGATATTTATGATCCCACCCGTTTCTTGGCGAGGCAACACTCGGAAGGCATATAATCATTGCAACCGTTTGTGTATGCAGCCATGGCGGGTTTTCGGGCATCTTTGCCCTCAATTTCATATATGAGCCAAACCAATATTTTATAATGATTAATTATTGCAAACACGGTTCAAAATGTGTATGCTTTTATTTGCAACCACTACATTTTTCCTCTCTTCTCTATAGGTCACAAAAAACTTATGTTTTTTTTCGGGTGTTGTGTTTTAGTTGTCATCGTGTATCTTTAGATGTATGAATATCAGTTGCTATGTCATTGTGTACAAGTGTTGCAAACATGGGTGGAAATTTGTTTTGCTTCCAGCTTCAACAGCCaaattttttctttcttctttttagaGTCAAAAGCATCAATTTCATCAATAACAAAGGGAAAGAGTAGTTATAGAGGCCAAATTCCAAATTTGTTCGTCTAATTTTACATCTTTTGGTTCGGTTTTATCCTTGATTGGATATTTAAGGTATCCATCTTATGTTTctggttattttttttatttttttggttttTCTATTTTCGAATTTTCGTTGCaagatttatgttttcgaatagGTTTGCAACTATGGTACTAAGACAATTTTCCCAAAGAATTCTTTCTCTTTTTGTTGCATATTTTTTCCCCGTTAAAGTTCAGTAATTTTGCCGTCTTTTTGTTGTATATTGTTGTTTTGTTACTAATTGTTTGAGATGTAATGTATTctctcatcatcgtcatcatctccGCCACTACAATCAACCATGCCGGGTGCTGAAGGAAATCTACCAGAGGTTACCCTGGAAACGTCCATGGGTTCTTTCATGGTTGAGGTATATGTTGATTctatcatttttatattttagttcCCTCACTGTTACTATGAACTACGAAATAAATTGATTGATCGATTTTACTTCGATTAGATGTACAATAAGCACGCGCCTAAAACTTTATTTGAAAAGATCTAATAATCATTTGGATGTTATGTTATGCACACAGGATTCCAGTAACTATTTAAGGTGACCTACAACATGTTGCAATGCACCATCTAATGTAAAATGATTATGTGGTTGTAGCAGGTCATTTAGGTCACTATGAATTCAGGTAAAGTATTTACATAATGTTCTTACTTAATACAACCAATCGTTATATATTGATACACATTACTTTTATTGTAGTGATTGTGGAGGACAATGTTTTACCGCAATGATCGTCAAAGGAACTCAACAGTGTATCTATACATCTATATGTCTTATTTGAGGTTGGACATTATACAATTGAACTCTAATTTTGACAACATTTTTATTGCATGCCATTTGATTTCTCAACATGTTCGGAGACAATAACATAATAGCTATCAATCTGACATGTGTTGTATCATGATCTAATTTGGCGTTTTTTATAAGTAAAAGATGATGGACATTGGAGTGTTGTAATTTGACTTTATGTTGATTATGTTTCAGAAGAGATACAATTGCAATTTAAATTTTTTATGTACTTAGGTTATTGATGATGTAAATTGTGGTAAAGGATTCCCGATGTATATGCCCTTCTAATAAATGACTATAACATCTGAAGGTTAATTTTGAACTATTTAATTTTTTGCCAACCCTTATATTTGTCtaattttatcaataatatttaGCCGCGTAGCGCGTACCTTCAATCTTGTTCATATCAAACATGTTATTGTCATTCAGAATCAAAATCAATAAGATATTTTAATCATACATCATCTATTTAGAGATGGGATACTTTGTTCATTTGTAAAGAAATTACTTGGATCCACCATACTTTTCACTTTCACCAACCTATAGAAATTTCTCTTGAAATATTGTTCTCCGTAAACCTTACCATCCGCATAACTATTGTTTCCGACCTTGCTCGTACCAATATCAAGGTCTCTATAGTTAAAAAACGCACCTCTCGGGTTCTTTGACACAAAACGGGTCAAAAAATCATGAAGAAGTTGTATTTGACCAATAGAGTAATCGCTTACTTTCGTTCCGTTATCATTCCAATTAACACTATACTCAATTTTGCATATATTCCCTGCTCGATGTGGAAATGGTGTCGCCCGATCTTGAATTTCACTCATTCTCCCACCATACGGGTTAAACGATAGCCCAACCACACTTAGTTCCATAATCTTTTGCCATAATAATTCGATCCCTTCTCTAGGAATCGGGCTTTGCAGGTAATCCGACTTGCGTTTTGCATAACTTGGTACGCTACCATTTCTTTGTAGCAAAAACTCGACAGGTGCATTGTCCGCGTTTGTCCAAAACAACACCGATTCAATCCAACTCATTTCTTTACAATCGGTTTTCTTTATACCCAATTCAGGGAACTTCTCGTTCATCACCGAAACAAGACGATCACCATCTCCTAGAAAAATCGCAATAAATTTAGCACTTATCGTATTATTGACAACATTAGCTCCAACATTTAACCTTATGAATAAGTCTCGATCTATTTTATCTGCAACATATTGCCACTTGTTAAAAACATCGGTTAAGTTATCTTCCAATGTTCTAAACACTCTAAAAACGGTTACAATTTTAGGAACTCGGACAAGTTTTAGTTTGTACGAAAGTACAACTCCGAAACTAGCCCCTCCCCCTCCTCGTATCGACCAAAAAAGATCTTCCCCCATTAATTTTCTATCCAAAATCTGACCATTAACATCAACAATCTTCGCATCAATTACTTTATCAATAGTTAGACCGTATTTTCGGATCAAATTACCGTATCCACCACCACTTATATGCCCACCTATTCCTACAGTTGGGCATACGCCAGCCGGGAAAGCATGAACTTTACTTTTCTCCCAAATTCGATAATAAAGTTCACCAACAATCGCGCCTACTTGAACTGTTGCGGTTTCTTCTTCAATATTGACTTCAATTGAACGAATATTAGACATATCAAGTAGAATAAAGTTAACATATGAGACATATGATAGTCCTTCGAAATCGTGGCCCCCACTTCGAATTCTAAGATTAATTCCAACATTCTTAGTGCAAATGATTGTTGATTGAACATGGGATTCGTTTAATGGGGTGACGATTATCAATGGTTTAGGGGTAGTTGATGTATTAAATCTTTGGTTTCTAATGTAGGCTTGTAAAGTTGATGTGTAGGAAGAATTGTTTGGATTATAGATTATTGATGAGACCTGATTGAATGAGTTTTGGGTTGACATACATTGAAGAAAGGTTTCGTAGATTGAATCATCAACTGCAGTTGTAAATGATTGGAAAATAAAAGGCAGTAAGAGCAGTTGAAGTAAAGAGTAAGAAAACTTCATTGCATTTATGTATTGTTCAACAGGAATGAATGCCTAAGATACAGCAGATATAGAAGATGTATTTATAGTACTACTTATTCAAAACTTATGGTATGCTTGACTTTTAATAAATTTGACTTGAACAAAACAGGGtgggttcattattattattaatcataaattatatttataaagtataaattactaataataaagtGATTAgtgatatttatttttttttgaaaagcaaaaatttattattattaatgaaaaatagagTTACAGGTCCCTATACACATCTATACAATTATGGAACGGAAGTACAATTAATGGAGGCTAATATATCGCGGGTAACCAACGAAGACCATTAAAACTAAAGAAGGGAATAAGAACTTGAAAAAACAAGCCGGAATAGAGAGGATAACAGTGACGATCTATCGCCAATAAAGTTAACACAAACTAGCCAAATTAATCAAACCCTCAATAGAAGAAATGGAATCCGTGGGCTACACATGTGTAATAATGAGAAAATTAGCCAATCCCAACTCGGTGAGaaaattagtgatattaatataagTCTTTGTTTCAGTTTAACTCATCCCGTTTCAATTTAACAGTCTTTAAACAAAAGAATACCTCATGTGAAAAATATTCTTGTTGCATTATATTTGTAGTTTAGTTTACAGTTTTACTTTTAAATTTTATCTTTTTTCTTATTTCGCAAGTATACATTTTTTAAAGAGTGAGTGCACTTTTGAAAGTTTCAGACTTTTTGATCTTTGATCCCTTATATATGAAACCTTACCAAAACTTCTTTTACGCGCATCGCTTTAGCGAAGGTAAATCCAGTTTCTAATCTACTAGCATAAAGCAGGAGAGTAGGTTCAAAAGTCTAAAAGAGGGTTACAGGCGTAAGAAAgacta of the Rutidosis leptorrhynchoides isolate AG116_Rl617_1_P2 chromosome 5, CSIRO_AGI_Rlap_v1, whole genome shotgun sequence genome contains:
- the LOC139849353 gene encoding berberine bridge enzyme-like 21, with translation MKFSYSLLQLLLLPFIFQSFTTAVDDSIYETFLQCMSTQNSFNQVSSIIYNPNNSSYTSTLQAYIRNQRFNTSTTPKPLIIVTPLNESHVQSTIICTKNVGINLRIRSGGHDFEGLSYVSYVNFILLDMSNIRSIEVNIEEETATVQVGAIVGELYYRIWEKSKVHAFPAGVCPTVGIGGHISGGGYGNLIRKYGLTIDKVIDAKIVDVNGQILDRKLMGEDLFWSIRGGGGASFGVVLSYKLKLVRVPKIVTVFRVFRTLEDNLTDVFNKWQYVADKIDRDLFIRLNVGANVVNNTISAKFIAIFLGDGDRLVSVMNEKFPELGIKKTDCKEMSWIESVLFWTNADNAPVEFLLQRNGSVPSYAKRKSDYLQSPIPREGIELLWQKIMELSVVGLSFNPYGGRMSEIQDRATPFPHRAGNICKIEYSVNWNDNGTKVSDYSIGQIQLLHDFLTRFVSKNPRGAFFNYRDLDIGTSKVGNNSYADGKVYGEQYFKRNFYRLVKVKSMVDPSNFFTNEQSIPSLNR